ACAGTGTGCTGTGCTTCCGATACCAGCGGACAGTGGCCGCGGATAACACGGTGAGCTTTGGTGGAGAGGACCTGCAGATCGAGCCTGACAGCGAGCGGAGCACATACGCCAGGGCGACCGTAGAGGTACAGGAGCGGCTGGACGGGCGCATCGTGGTCATGCACAAGGGGCGTGAGCTGGCCAGCACGGTTGCTCCCCTAAGACCCGCAGTCCTGCGAGCAAGGCGAAGAAAAGCTCAGGCGGGCAAGCGAGGAGAGGGGCGTGCTGGAGACGGGTCCGTCTCCAGCACGCCCCTCTCCTCGCCCAAGGATCGAAAGCTGGCTCCAGATCACCCTTGGAGATCGAGACTGACTCAACCAAAACCAGTCGTACTGACAAAATCACTGAGCAGTAAGACTGACAAAGTCATTGAGCATTGACACGCCTGAGTACTACGAAACTGCTATTCCGAGCGGGTGTGCGGGAGGCCGATTTACAGCCAGGAATTAAGGGCGGGTAGTCCATTGCGCTTATGGCGAGGGCGCCAGGCGACGGCGCGCGTGCATGAGCGCTCGCGGGATGCCGCGTGAATATGGGTCGTGCGGTTGACAGGGTTAGCTGGGCGAACATAGAATCGCAGGCAGTTGCCGCGCGTTCAACCGCGCCACGCGTAGCTTCCCGGAACGGGGTAGGCCCATTGAAGAAGCAGGTTGTCGTGATCGGTCTCGGCAGGTTCGGCTCAAGCGTGGCCCGCTCGCTGTATAACCTGGGCCACGACGTGCTTGCCATCGACGAAGAAGAGGACCGCGTGCAGACGATGATGGGCCAGGTCACCTTCCCCGTCGCAGGCGACGCCACGAGCGAGACCGTGCTGAAAGAGCTGGGCGTGCCGGACTACGACGCGGCGGTGGTGGCGATCGGCTCGAACATCGTGGCGAGCGTGATGACGACGGTGCTGCTGAAGACGCTTGGCGTGCCGTATATCGTAGCGCGCGCGCACAATGACCTGCACGGCAACACGCTGGAGCGCATCGGGGCGGACAAGGTGGTGCACGCCGAGTCGGAGATGGGCGTGCGGCTGGCGCACAACATGTTCAACCCGAACGTGCAGGAGTACCTGGAGCTGGCGCCCAACTTCGGCCTCAGCCGTATCAGGGCGCCGCAGGCGTTCGCCAACAAGACCCTGAAGGAGCTGGGATTCTCCAGTCCGCGCGACAAGTACGGGCTGGCTGTCCTGGCGGTCAAGCGCGGGCGGGACATCACGCTTAACCCGGACATAGACGACCGCCTGCATGCGGGCGACCTGCTCATCCTGGCCGGCAAGGACGAGCTGCTTGACCGGCTGCCAAGCTAGGTTGCGGGCCGCGCCGCGTGAACGATCGAACTATTGGCTGAGTGCCGGCAAGGACCGCTCTTATGCCTTTTCCAAAGCCATTCGGCGGGTCCCGCAAAGCGAAGGTCGGCGGCCTGCCCGCCATCCTGGTTGCGGTGACAGGCGATCCCTCTGACCTGCCTTCCGTCCAGGCGGCGTGCAATCTCCTGGACCCGGAAGGCGACCTGTATATCGTGTATGTAATCGAGGTAAGCCGAGGCCTGCCGGTAGACGCGGAGCTGGCCCCTGCGACGGCGAAGGGGGAAGAGGTGTTGCGGAAGGTTGAGGTGGTAGCGCGGGAGCTGCGGATCGAGCCGAAGGCCGGACTACTGCAGTCCAGAAAGGCCGGCCTTGCCATAGTCCAGGAGGCGATCGACAAGAAGGTCGACGCCGTAATTGTGGGCATCCCCTACAGGCAGGTCTACGGCGCATTCAGCATGGGCGAGACCGCACAATACGTTCTCACCCACGCGCCCTGCCGGGTAGTACTGTGGCGGGAAACCATCTCGCCCGCAACCGCGGGCAGGAGCATCAGGTAACCGGCGGGTCCGGTATCCAAGGAGAAGGGCCGTTGCTTGAGCTGACGCGCTCGGAGCACAAATTCAGAAGGGCAGTCATCCTGGGCTGCCGCCCATCGGCAATCGCAGTCGCGACCGCTCTTTCAGAACAGGGCTACACAGTGCACGTCATAGACGAAAGCACGGCGTGCCTGGACATGCTGCCCCAGGCGCGCGTGGCTGAGGGGAAGATCGTACCCCTGCTTTCCGTCAGAAACATACAGCAGGACCTTATCAAGGCAGAGATACGGGACGCGAATGTCTTCATGGCCATGACCGCCGTGGACACGATCAACATACTCGCGGCGCAGATGGCCAAGCACATGTACCAGACCCCCCTCGTTATCTGCAAGATCGACGACCCAACCGTGCAGAGCATATACAAGGACCTTGGAATCATCCCCATAAGCCCCACGGCGCTGGTGAGCCAGTACGCCCTGGAGGCCGTTCAGCCGTAGGGGGCCGACCGCATGCATATCATCATCGCCGGCGCGGGCAAGCTTCGGACGGCCCTCGCAAGGTGGCTGGTCAGCAACGGCCATGAAATCGCCGTCATCGAGGAAGATGCGACCAAATGCGCACTCCTCGACGAGGTGCTCGGCAGCGTATCCGTGCACGGCAGCTCGGTGGACGTATCGAAGCTGGCCCGAGCCGGCGCGAACCGCGCGAACGTTGTCATCGCCACTTCCGGGGACGATGACGTAAACCTTGTGACATGCCAGATAGCCAGGCAGCTCTTCGGGGCAGCCAGGACCGTTTCGGTTGTCAACTACCCTGAGCACGTGGAGCTATTCACCCTGCTTGGAATTGACGCGCCTGTCAGCGTCACATCCCTTCTGCTCACGCGGTTGCAGGAGAGCCTGTCCGGTCACGGTGTAGTACACCTGATGCCCATCGCCAACCACGAGGACAGGATGCTCGTATCGGTCAGGATTGCGCCCTCCTTCGGTAAGGTCGGAAGGCCGCTGAAGGAAATCGCCCTGGGAGAGGGCGCGCTTGCTGTGCTGGTCATCGGCCAGGACGGAGCGATAACGCTGCCTTCGCCGGAGACTCCTGTGCGCGCAGGGGACGAGGTTATTGTGGTAACCTCTTCCAACTGGCAGCAAGAGCTGCGAGACCTGCTTGTGGAAAGGCTCGAAAAGTGACCCAGTCCCCGAAACGCCTCGCCTACCTCGGCCCGGCGGGCACCTTCTCAGAGCTGGCGTGCGTTACCTACGGACCGGCGGACCTCCATCTCCCCTACCCCTCATTCCAGGCCGCCGTCTCCGCCGTGGACAGGGGCGAAGCGGACGAAGCCGTCCTGCCGATTGAGAACAGCATCGAAGGGCCCATTGCCATCAATGTGGACCTGCTGATACACGACTCCGATCTGCGCATCCGCAACGAGGTTGTGGTGCCGGTGTGGCACTACCTGATGGCGCACCCCGGCGCCAGCCTGGCCGACATCAAGGTGGTCTACTCTCACCCACAGCCGCTTGCCCAGTGCCGGAAGTACCTCTCGCGGAGCCTGCCGCAGGTGGAGCTGGTTGCATCGCTCAGCACGGCGGCCGCCGTGCAAGACATGATGAAGCTGGGGCGCGAGGTAGCCGCCATCGCTCCGAAGCGTGCGGCCGAGCTGTACGGGGCGACGATTCTCGTTGAGCGAATTGAGGACAACCCGAGCAACATGACGCGCTTCGTTGTGCTGGGTCGCACGGACCATCCGCGCACGGGGCGGGACAAGACATCCATCTGCTTCTCGTTCGCAGCGGATGCGCCTGGAATCCTCTACAGCGTCCTGGGGGAGTTCGCCACGCGCAAGATCAACATGGAGAAAATTGAGTCGCGCCCAACAAAGCAGAGCCTTGGCAGATACGTCTTCCTCGTGGACCTTGAAGGCCACCGGGAGGACCGGCTGCTGGGCGATGCGTTGGAAGCGGTGAAGAAGCAGGTCTCCATGTTCAAGGTGTTCGGGTCGTATCCGAAGTTTGAAGGTCCAACCAACGGCTCGCCCGGCCAGTAGGCCCGCAG
This genomic stretch from SAR202 cluster bacterium harbors:
- a CDS encoding TrkA family potassium uptake protein — translated: MGRAVDRVSWANIESQAVAARSTAPRVASRNGVGPLKKQVVVIGLGRFGSSVARSLYNLGHDVLAIDEEEDRVQTMMGQVTFPVAGDATSETVLKELGVPDYDAAVVAIGSNIVASVMTTVLLKTLGVPYIVARAHNDLHGNTLERIGADKVVHAESEMGVRLAHNMFNPNVQEYLELAPNFGLSRIRAPQAFANKTLKELGFSSPRDKYGLAVLAVKRGRDITLNPDIDDRLHAGDLLILAGKDELLDRLPS
- a CDS encoding TrkA family potassium uptake protein; the encoded protein is MQHGRDRTIRSHPRALPGSTVAGNHLARNRGQEHQVTGGSGIQGEGPLLELTRSEHKFRRAVILGCRPSAIAVATALSEQGYTVHVIDESTACLDMLPQARVAEGKIVPLLSVRNIQQDLIKAEIRDANVFMAMTAVDTINILAAQMAKHMYQTPLVICKIDDPTVQSIYKDLGIIPISPTALVSQYALEAVQP
- the pheA gene encoding prephenate dehydratase, whose translation is MTQSPKRLAYLGPAGTFSELACVTYGPADLHLPYPSFQAAVSAVDRGEADEAVLPIENSIEGPIAINVDLLIHDSDLRIRNEVVVPVWHYLMAHPGASLADIKVVYSHPQPLAQCRKYLSRSLPQVELVASLSTAAAVQDMMKLGREVAAIAPKRAAELYGATILVERIEDNPSNMTRFVVLGRTDHPRTGRDKTSICFSFAADAPGILYSVLGEFATRKINMEKIESRPTKQSLGRYVFLVDLEGHREDRLLGDALEAVKKQVSMFKVFGSYPKFEGPTNGSPGQ
- a CDS encoding TrkA family potassium uptake protein, with translation MHIIIAGAGKLRTALARWLVSNGHEIAVIEEDATKCALLDEVLGSVSVHGSSVDVSKLARAGANRANVVIATSGDDDVNLVTCQIARQLFGAARTVSVVNYPEHVELFTLLGIDAPVSVTSLLLTRLQESLSGHGVVHLMPIANHEDRMLVSVRIAPSFGKVGRPLKEIALGEGALAVLVIGQDGAITLPSPETPVRAGDEVIVVTSSNWQQELRDLLVERLEK
- a CDS encoding universal stress protein, with product MPFPKPFGGSRKAKVGGLPAILVAVTGDPSDLPSVQAACNLLDPEGDLYIVYVIEVSRGLPVDAELAPATAKGEEVLRKVEVVARELRIEPKAGLLQSRKAGLAIVQEAIDKKVDAVIVGIPYRQVYGAFSMGETAQYVLTHAPCRVVLWRETISPATAGRSIR